CGCCGTACCCGAGCGACGTGGCCAAGCCCGGCTACCCGGGGCAGAACGGCAACCAGGGACACAACGGCGTCCCGGGTCAGCACGGGCTCCCGCCGAACCCGCTGCTGTCCGGTGGACCACAACAGCCGTTGGTGCCGCCGATGATGCCGCCGCCCATGGTGCCGCCGATGGCCGGTGCCGCGGCCGGTGGCGGTGGCGGCGCGGGCGGGCGTGATGATCGGCGTCGCCGCTGGAACGACGAGAACGGCTCGGGCAGTTCGGAAGTCATCCTGCAGGCGCTCGACGGCGGCCGGCTTGCGACCTTCGACCCGGTCACCGGCACGTTGCGCGCCGCGACCATCGCCACCGGACAGGTGGGCGGCGTGCTCGGCTACTTCGGGGAGACCCTCGCCGTGTTCTACCGCAAGGACGGCAGGCTGACGTTGCGGCTCGGCGCGAACGAGTTCGATCTCGATTCGCCCGCGGTCGGCGTCGGCTGGGAACAGCGGGGTCCGCGACAGGCGCGGTTCCAGGTGCACGTCGACGGCCATACCGTCACCGATTTCCCGTATCCGCTCACCGGCCTCGGCACCGATCTCGGGCTGCTGGTCCGGGATGTGCTGGCCGATCCGCGGCGCTGTGCCACGATCTTCAGCTGAGGAGGAATCATGCTCTCGGACCACCCGAGCGAGGACGAACTGCGGCTGTTCTTCGACGAGGCGCTGACCGCGGTCCGCGGCGGTGCCGGTGTGCCCACCGACAACGGACTGGACCTGCGCACCGCGAACGCCCTGTGGGAGATCGCCGAGGCCTACCCGGACATCCCCGACCACCTGATCGCCGCCGCCCACGCCGCCTTCGCCGGCCAGCTGGACGGCGCCAACGCCGCCGCCCGCCAAGCCGCCATCAACCGCGCCTTCGAGTAGTGCGCGAGCACAGCACCAGCAACGGTAGGGTGACCAGCGAGTTACCGCACACCGAGCGCGACCGGGAGGGGTTGAGATGACGGACCTGAAACCCGTTGGCATCTATCGGGAGATGTACAAGCGTGGGCACGACGATCTCCCGTCGATCCACGAATCCCGCACCGACGACCAGCCCGCCGACCGCGACCGCATCCTCGATTACCTGCGCAAGGCGCCGGAGGTCTTCGACGTCATGGAAGCCGTCCCGAACCTGATCACCGGCGAGGGGTGGATCCAGGGTGGATCGTCCCTGCACTCCGACGGCGCCTGGATCTGGCGCACCGATTCGATCGAATACCTCACAGCTCGGCCGCTCGCCCTGCCCGACGAATTCGTCCAGCGCGTGCGTGCCAACGACTACGTGCCCCCGCAATACGACCTGCTAGACGACGCTTTTCGGGAGGCGTACCTGCGTTATTTCTGATGGTGGGCCAGATGCCTCGGACACGATGTATATGTGCCACCAAGATTCGGGTCTGTACGTGCGAGTCGGGCACTAGTACCCATAGGATTGGGACGCTGTAGTAACTGGCTGCGAAGCCGACGTGCGCACACAGCGTCAGCATCGCAGCTGCGAGGAGGGCCAGTAGCGGATGAGGGATCCAGCGCATGCGCGTCGTTCGATGCCGAGGACAGGTAGGGAGCTTGCTGCTGCCGGGCAGTGCTGCTGTACCCGTACTCGGAACTTCGAGCTGCTAGGAGCATGATCGATGGGTGAGCCGAAGGACGACTGGAAGGGCTTCAAGAGGCCCGGTGCGCTCAAACTGAATCACGACGTCGCGACGAAGGCGGCGACCTATTGCGCCGACATGCTCGACATCATCGACCTGGTGGTCGGTCGAGCAGACGAACTTTCGGATCAGAAACTGCCGACGTCTTATCAACTCTTCGGTCATCTGGGTTCTGGCCAAGAAATGACCAGGGAAGTCTACAAAATCGGCACGAAGTTTCGTGAAGAAGTTATAGACGCACATAAGAAGATTCTGACCGATATGGCTCAGTCATTTCTTATCGCGGGTAACAAGTACAAGAACGCGGACGGGGATTCCAAGGCCGAGCTCACCACGTTGCAGAACAGCCGGCACCCCGACGCGGGCATCGAGCACGCCGAGCAACACTACAACGGGGAAGTCGCCGATCCCGATCACTGGTACGACAACAAACTCCCTGCGGCGAAGGACAAGTACGAGAAGTCCAAGCGGGATGACAAGGGTAACTGGCAGATCGGCAAATACGAAGGCCTACCTTCCGGCCTGAAGGTCACGGACAAGGGGGCGGCAATCGACGCCGAACCCGCTTCGACCCTCGGGTTCGAGGACTTGCACAAGCTGCACACGACATTGCGGGGCATCGACTACGTCCAGGACCTGGCTTCGGACTGGCATCGAATGGCCGTTCAGCTGGATCGAGGTTTCTCCGATTTCAAGAGGAACATCTCGAACCTCGTGGATTCCGAGGAGTGGACCGGTTACGGCGCCAACAGCGCCAAGAAGGCTGTCGGAATATATACCGGTACCGGCTCGGCTCTGGTTCAAGCCATGTACACCATGAGCAGTAATCTGATGGATGCGTACAACTGGGGAAAGACCACTCAGGTGAACATGCCCGAGTCCCCTGCCAATACGCTGTCGAAGGAAAATCAGAATATCGAGCTCGGACTGGCCCGGGATACCTTCAAAGCCTGGTACGAGCCGGGCATGGAGACGACGTCTACGGCCTTTCCGCCCTTGCCACTTCCTGAAGGTCCCAAGCAGCAGGCCTATGATCCGGGGCCGCCCGGCCCTCCCGGACCGCCCGGCCCACCCGGTACCGCTAACCCGGGGCTGAATCAAAAGCAGCAGCAGGACCAGCAGCGGCGCCTTCAGGAGCAGGCTGAACAGCAGCGCAAGGCGCTGGAAGAGCAGATGGCCCGTGCGCGCGAAGAGCAACAGCAGCGTGCTCGAGAGCAGCAGCGGCAGGAGCAACAGCGAGCACAGCAGCAGGCAGCCCAGCAAGCCGCGCAGCAGGCATCGCAGATCGCGCAGCAGGTCGCCCAGGCGGGGCAGCAGCTCGGCCAGCAACTGGCCAGTGCGGCACAGCAGGCCGCGCAGCAGGCGAGCCTGGCGGGGCTGCCCGGACTGCCCAGCCTCAAGGACCTGGAGGAGCAGGCGAAAAAGGCGATGGGCACCGCGGGGAAGGGCGCTGGGGGCGCTGGTGGTCCCGGTGGCGCGCCGAAGGGGCTCAACATGAATCAGAGCCTGGACAAGGCGTCCAAACTGTTCCCGCGTGCCGAGGCGACGACCACCGGCACTGCGGCGGCGTCCCGTGCGGGTCTTGCCGCCAGTGGTATGGGCATGGGCCCCGGCCCGGGCCCCGGCGCTGCCGGCCAGCAGAAGGAGCACAAGCGAGCCGACTACCTCGATTCCACCGAGCACTTGGAAGACGCGATCGGTGACGCGCCCGTGGTGGTCAAACCTGTTGTAGAGCAATGAACCGCACCTGGACACTCACCGATCTCGAACTCTTCGCCGTCTGGGAACGGGCGACGACGACGTGGTTGCCATGGCCATTGGTCTGCACGACACGGGCGCGTACTCGTAGTGAACTCGACTACGAAATGCGGCAGGCCGTGAATCATGTCGCGGCTACGTACCCGGAGTTCATGGGCGAGGTATTAGAGACGTTGCGCTCGCCGGAGATCTCGATCGCGGTCAATGGATATGATGGTCGCGACGAAGACAAAGTGGAAACGCTGGTGCGGGTATTGGCCGTTCGCCGTGCTGATACGGGTTACATCGTGACTCAGAAACCCGGGGAAACATACTGGCACAGTGGCGGATACACGATCGTCGAATGTGATGCGGTGCGATTGGCGGACAAGGTGGTGGCGGCACTTCCTGAAGTGTCCGCGGGCCGCGAAGCGGATTACCTCCTTCCCGTGGAAGATCGCGCGGAGGAGCTGGACTATTCGTTTGCCAGTTCTGTTGTGCGAGACTCGTTTTCGGATCCTGTGCAGCGGCGGTCCGAGAAGTTCTTGGCCGCGCCGATCGAGTATCGAGGCACCGTTGATGTCCGGCAGGGGCGTTCGCGATTCGGCCCCCGTGGTGTTACCCGCCACCAACTCCAGTGGCGTGACATCGAGGATGACGGTCGTTATGTGATCACCGAGGAATCCCCGCCCGTGGCGGTGGCGGCTGACAGTAAGCGGTTCGTGCAGATGATCAACAGCAGGGTCGCCGAGGTGGTTCGGGTCATCAAAGACGAACGAGCATAAAGGGGGTTGACGTGCGTGAGACGCTGTTATTGATCCCATGTCTGGAGGAGGGGCGGATATGACGGCACCTAAAGACGAAACGGGGCAGGAGTTTCCGACGGAATTCGTCGTGACCTCGCTGACCGGGTCGCTTGCCGTGCGCACCACGGAACAGGGCCTTCCGCTGGGGATCAAGCTCGATCAAGATCAATTGCGGCGCGCGCCGGAAGCTTTGGCGGCCGAGATATTGCGGCTGTGCAAACAATCGGCGAACCGAGCCGGCCTGGCGCGGCGGAACCAGTTGAAAGAGGCAGGTTTCACTTCCGAGATGCTGGCGATGACCGGTCTGCCCACCGAGCAGGAAGTCGCGCGGCAGGAGATCATCGAAGAGCAGGAATACGAGACCGAGCCGCAGAGCTGGCTTCGATCGGTCTGAGCGGGGAGAGGATTCGGGAGGACCTCATGGTCGACACAATGGACGAGCTGATCGCTCGGGTGCAGCAGCAGATGTACCGGCTGCGCGATCTCAACGACGCGACCGCCGCGATCCTGGTCACCGAAACCTCGCCCGACGGCGCGGTCACGGCATCGGTGGACGGCAACGGCGCGCTGGTCGGGCTGGAACTGTCCGGTGCGATCGCCAAACTCACGCCCGCGGATTTCGAGAAGACACTGGTCGACACCGCGCAGGCGGCGGCCTATCGGGCTTTCGCCGAGCGGGCCGGGCTGGTTACCGCTTACAACGAGGAAAGCACGAGGTGAGCGGCCCGGATGAGCCCGCAGTTATCAGCGAATTACGTTCCGATAGGTAAGGTTTTGCACGAAGCATCGAGGGGTGTTTCGGGATTGGACGCACAGTCATGAATCACATTGAAGTTGTTCCGGATGCGGTTCGGGCCTACGGTTCCGCCTCGGCCGCGATGGCGGCCGGCGTCGCGACGGCGGGTGCGGTCGACCAAGCCGCCACCATCGCGACCGTGGTGCCGGTGTTCGGCCTGATCGGTCAGGAGTTCCTCGCCTCGTTCGCGTTCGCGCAGGCGAACCATTTGTCCTCGGTGGCCGAACTCGCCGCGGTGCACGCGGGTACGGCGCTCACCGCGCATCAGGCCGCGAGCACGTACGAGGTCACCGACAGCGCGTCCGGTGCGGCCATCGGATCGGTCAACTCGAAGTCATGACCAATCCCGGGGCCATCCCACCGCCGGGGGCGGAGCCACTGGATCCCACCGTGCTGGATCTGTTGCGCGGCAGTGTTCTTGCCCCGATGCTCGACCAGCCGGTGAACGACATCCTGCACAACTTGGGCCTGCCGAACCTGCCCGAGATGCCCGCGCACATCCAGATGCCGGAGATGCCGCCGCTGCCGCCGCTCGATCTGACGGCGCTGATGCGGCCGCTGACCGATCTGGCGTCGGCGTTCGGCAGCGGGCAGTTGCCCGCGGCCGCGCCCGCCCCTGCCCCGGCCAACGCGGACGGTACGCAGAACGCGGCCGCACCGGCGCCCGCGCCCGACCCGACCCAGCTGCTGTCCGGCATCTCCACGGTGATGCAGACGGTGATGCAGGTCGGTACCTCGGCGATCCAGACGGCGATGTCGGTCTGGCAGGGCCTGGCGGCGATGGAGGCGGCGAAGAAAGCCGGTGAGGCGCAAGCGGATGCGGGCAAACTGCAGGCGCAGAGCGGCGAGGAGAAGCTCGTCCTCGGCGAGGCGGCGGGCAGCGTCTTCACCGGCGCGGGCCTGATGTCCGCGGTGGTGGCGAAGTTCTCCACGACCCTCGCACTGGCACCCCTGTACGCGGCCACGCCTGCGGGACAGGTGTTCTTGGCGGCATCGGCGGTCGAGGCGATGGCCGAGGCGCTCGGCATCACCGTCAAGACCAAGGGCGAACTGCTCGGCCACAGCGGCACCATGACCAAGGCCGGTACGAAGGTCCCGATCACCAACGCGCCCAAGGGCGTTGCGGGTGCGGGCGGCGCCGACCAGCTCAGCCAGCTGATGAGCTTGGTGACGCCGCTGATCAGCACCGCGAGCACGGCGGCGCAGTCACTCGGCCAGCTCGCGCAGGCGAGTTCGTCGCTCAGCGCGCCGAAATCGCCCATCGATTCGAAAGCCCATGTGGCCAGCGAACTTTCCGACGAGGAGAAGGCCAAGGCGGAGGCTTCGCGCGGGGCTGGCCCGGGTGTGGGCGCGTACGGCCCCGGTCCCGGTGCTGCGGCCGCTCCGGCGCAACCGCTGAACCCGTGGCAGGGCACCAGGGTCGCGAGCGGTTCGGTGGGCGCGCTCACCGGGCTGGGCAGTGTCGGCGCGAGTCCGGCTGCGGCAGCGGCGATGTCGGGCTCGACCGGTACCGGTAGCGGCATGATGCCGATGGGCGGCGCCGGTGCGATGGGTGCTGCGGGCATGGCCAGGGACGGCGAATCGTCTACCGACGCATTGCGCGGGCAGATGGTGACGAGCCAGCACGGCGACGAAGTGGTCGGCCGGATCGAGGGGGTCTCGCTGCCGGTGGTCGGCGCGGCCGACACCACGTCGGAACCGCCGCCGGATAAAGAACTCACGCTCTGAATCTTGAGGAGGGTCTCATGAGTGGTGAAGACGCGTTCGCGAGCGTTCAATTCGACGCTGTCGCGGCGGGGAAGGCATCGAACGGACTCGATGTGCTGGCCGATCGGCTGACCGCGGATCTGCAGGCGGCGGAGGAGGCCTTGCGGATTCAGCCCGCAGGCGCCGACGAAGTCTCCGGCCGGGCGGCGCAGACCGGGAACGAGGTCGCCACCTCGTACCTGGCGAGCGCCCAGGCCAGCGTGCACGAGATGCGCAAGCTGGCGGCCACGTTGCGGATGCACACGAACGAGTTCGCGCAGATCGAAACCGACAGCGTCGCGGACTTCGACGCCGCGGGCGGCCGGGCCGTCTGAGGCACGGTCCATGGAAGGGCACAGCGCAGCGATGATCGAACCACCGAAGCCAGGGTTCACCGGCGTGGTGTGGGAAGCGCGGCCGCCGGAGCGGCTCGCGCAAGACCTCACCATGGGGCCGGGTTCCTTGCCGATGGCCGAGGCAGCCGCCGAATGGGCGCGGCTTGCCACGGTTTTCGGCGCGGCGGTGCTCGAATACGAGCAGGTTCTTGCATCGCTGCGCGGTGCCTGGCAGTCCGGGCGCAGCAACGAGGTCATGGAGAAGGTGACCACGCTGCGCCAATGGCTGGTCGACGCGGCGGCGACGGCGAGCTCGAATGCCGCGCGGCTGCAGGCGCAGGTCACCGCGTACGAGGTGGCCAGGCTGGCCATGCCGAACACCGCGGAGATCGAGCAGATCAAGCAGGTGCAACAGGCGGTGGAGAGCGTCGGCGCCATGCTCGGCGCTCCGATCCGGGCCGTCGCCGCGGATACCGACGCGGACGCGGATGTGGCGAAAGCCGTTGCGTCGCGGGTGATGCGCAGCTACGAATCGGCGGCCGAGCCGCTGGCGACGCCGTGGCAGCATCAGGAACCGCCGAAGATCGCGCCCGAGCAGGCGTTGGTCGCGGAGCAGTCCGCGGCCGCCGCCGCGGCCGCGGCACCGAAGGCGATGCCGGGTTTCCCCGGCGTGCGGGTGGGTTCGATCGGCATTCCCGCGTTGCCGCCGCGTGCGCTGTCCGCCTATCGCGCGCCGGTGTTCTCGCAATCGACCACCGCCGCCGAGCCGGTGGCGCGCAGCACACAGGTGGGCACGACGGCCGCCACCGGACAGTCCGCGCCGATCGCGCCCGGCGCGATGGGCGCCGCGGGCGGAGCCCAGGATTCGGCTCGGTTCCCGCGCGCCAGCCTGGCGGGCGAGGCCGATCAGATCGGGTTGGAGGGCGAAATCCAGGCCGCTCCAGCCGTACTCGGCGGCACCGAGGCAGTGGCTAAGGCGCCCACCGAGACTCGGACCGAAACCGGCGGTGCGCCGTGACCGTGCTGACCAACGACGCGTTGCTCGCGGTCGCGGACCGAGCCGGGGTGCAGACCCTGCCACTGGCGCTGGCCGTAGGGCCGCAACAGGATTCGTTCGAGGAGTGGCAGCGCGCGCAGGAGTCGGCGGTGGCCTCGCTGATCGACGGCGGCCTGATCGACGCGCACGGCGAGGTGGACCCGGAGCTGGCCGACGTGCTGTTCACCCTGGCCCACCCGGAGCAGGAGCTGGCGGCCCGCATCTACACCGGAAACGGTTCGCGCCGAGTCTGTGTGGTGCGCCGCGCGCACATGCATGCCGTCGCGGTGCGCTCGGGCGACGATTTCGACGTGCGCCCGGTGTGGACCGACGGCTCGGCCGCCGATCTGGTGCGGCCGGTGCTCGCGGCCATGGACGCGTGCCCGCCCGCCGAGATTCCCAATTTCAGCGTCCCCGCCGCGGAGCTGGCCGAACGACTCGATTCGGCCACGAACTCCAGCGAGCTGACCGACGCTCTCTATGCCTTGGGTGCCACCGATCGCGACGCCACCACTTTGGGGCTGACCTTCGGTGCGACGCACGCTTACGCCGAGATCGTGGCGTGCGCCCATGAGGATGGTGTGACCACCAGAGCGCCCGGCGCCGTCGCCGTGTACGACACCGCTCGCGGGCGGATCGTCGCGGCGCCGATGGTTTCTCCGGATCAGCAGGTCTGGTCCACGGTCACACCGGGTACCGATCATCGGGTTGCGCAAGCAGTCGCCACGTTGATCGAGGGGTTACCCGGGGGGAGGTGGCTGCCTCAGTAGTTCTCGGGGTGCAACTTCGGTTGTCTCGTATTGCAACGAGATCGCTCGTATGGGACAGCGATCAACAAAAATGACGAAAGGTCAAAGAAATGTCTCTCACCTCTCTCGGTGGCTCGGGCAAGGCTGTTGGTGTCGAGGCCGGTGGCGTCGACAAGGTCGTCGGTGACCTGGAGACCGCGATCAACAACCTGCGGACTTCGGTCAAGGAAATCGATCAGGCCGCACAGGACGTGCTGAAGGGCTGGAAGGGCGATGCGTCCGACAAGTTCGTTACGGTCGCCCGTGACTGGCACGACGAAGCCGAGGACCTGAACAAGCGGCTCGACCAGTTCTCGCAGGCCGTCGACGGCGGCAAGAAGACCCTGCAGGCCATGGACCAGGCCTGACGGTCTGTCCATCCCTTATCGGAACCCCATCGTTCTAAGGAATAAAGAATGACCATCCTTTACGATCCCGCAGCCATGAACGAGCTGTACAGCGACCTGCAGAACCACGGCGGCAAGATGAAGGGCGAGATCGACTCGCTCAACGACGCCGCCAAGGCGTTCCACGACAACCTGACCGGTGAGAACGCGTCGCAGGGCTTCGACGCGGCGCACAAGAACCTCACCACGGGTCTGGAGGACACCCTGCAGAAGCTGGATGCCCTCGGTGCTCAGGTCGAGAACGCGCTGCAGCGCGCGCTCGAGGCCGACGGCAAGGTCGGCGACGGTTTCGCCGCGTTCTGACATGTCGGCTACCTGACGGCCGGCCGGAACCTGCGAGTTCCGGTCGGCCGTTTCGGTTTTCGGAGCGTTGAGCGCGAATCAGTCCGGCCGCACGGGCTTTCGCGCGGGCGGGCCGGGTGTGACTCAGCTGGGCCGGGTGCGCTTCAGCGCGCGGCCAGCGATTCGCCGATGTAGTGCATCTCGTCCGGCGTCGTCACCATGAACACGGTCGCGCTCGCGGTGGCGGTGCGCACGGTGATCCGGTTGGGCGCGAGCGGATCCTGGAGCAGCGTGACGTCCGCGTCGATCGGTGCTGGCGGCTCGTCCGGCGTCCGTACGTGCACGATCGTGGCACCGCCCGCGTGCGCGGTGGGCGCGATGCCGTCGAAGACCACCACGGTCGTGCTCGGATAGGGCGCTGCGGGCAGCGGTGGCGCGGCGGGCGCGTGATAGCTGGCGCCCGCGGAGCGCGGCGCGATCGAGATGACATGCGGCGCATCGAGATTGGTCACCATCGTGTGCCACGCGTCCGGCCGTGCGGTGTGCACGATGGCGTGCGCGCCGAGCGCGGTGGCGCGCAGGATCACCTGCTGGGCCAGGTCGAGATTGCCGACGACCTCCAGGTGCCGGGTGCCTTCGCCGACCAGCGGCACCGCGATGCCCTGGCCGAGTTCGTCGGCGCCGATCAACTGCCCGCAGCCCGCCGTCGGTACCGCGATATCGGTGAGCGCGGCGATGGTGCCGCGGTAGCCGGTATCGGAGCCCCAGCGGCCGGTGGCGCCGATCGGCAAGGTGTCCAACAGGATTCGCATCTGATTGCCCGGCAGCTCACGCAGGCCGGGCAGTGGCGGCTCGTCGGGTTCGAAGGTGGTGTCGAACCGGACGACGGCGTTGAGCACGACGGTGCCCAGGTGGTCGGCCCGCGTGTCGTGCCGGTTCGCGCCGGGGCGCAGCCGCAGGGTCACCGTGGTGGACAGGCTCTGCACCGTCCAGATATCGGCGAGGCCGGACGGGGCGATCATGTCCGCGCCGATCTGATACTGGGTGAGGTATCGGCCCTGGTACTCCAGCGATCTCGGCGATTCGGTGAGCTGATCGACCTCGAAGCCGTGGGTGAGTTCCCGGACCGCGCTGTTCATCTCGGTGGCGGTGAGCACCGAGGTGGCGATGTCGTGCGCGGCGAGCCGGTTGGCTACCCGGCGGGTGGCGATCATCGCGGTGCGCAGCGCGCCCGTACCTCCTCCGCCGCGCTTGTCCACCGCCTCGGCGTTGGCCAGCGGGTCCAGCCGCAGCACCAGCCAGAGGGTGCGGTGCGCGATCGCGGGCAGCGGACCCAGAATGCGGTCGTAGAGGTGCGAGATGATGCCGGTGCCCGCCGTGCGCGCCCCCGTGCTCACGATGTCCACGCTGGCCAGCGTCAGGTCGAATTGGTCCAAGCAGCGGGCGATTTCGGTGAGCGGCAGCAGTTGGTCGGTGCTGAGCGAACCGCGGCGCAGCAGCGTCATCGTGTCCGGCGGCGGGTCGATGCGCAGCATGGTGAGCAGCAGTTCGCCGTCCCAGCGCACGCCGTAACCGCCGCCCTCGCTGAACGGCACGTCGAAGGCAGGCGCCTGGGTGAGCTGGTCCGCGGGCCGCAGACCGCTGCGCCGCCGGGCCAGCGCGCCGCCGATCATGCCCGCCAGGGTGCGGCCGCGGATCGGGACCAGGCCGATCAGCGCGATTCCGACGCCGGTACCGAGCGCGGCCCACAGGTTCTCGCTGGTGGCGAGGACGACCCAGGCCGCCGTCGCGGCCAGCACCACCATGGGCACCACCACCCGCAAGGGATAGACACGGAAGAGCCAGAATTCGGGATCGCGCAGGGTGTCATAGGTCGACGTGCGGCCGGGCTCTGCCGCCGCACCGTCCTCCTGCTCGGTCGCCCCGTCAGGCCTGGTCTCGTTCACACTCGTCGTCACCGCGTAGTCCCTGTCTGCCACCCGTGCGGATACTCCGCCAGCCATGAATTCATCGGTTCAGGGCCGTCCTGGAATTACGGTACCGTGTCGATGAAGATGGTTCTCGACAGTTCGATGGAGACCTTGTGCCGGCACAGTTGACCACCCGAGCCCAGGTCAACGGGTATCGATTCCTGTTGCGCCGACTCGATCACGCGCTGGTGCGGCGCGACGTGCGGATGCTGCACGACCCCATGCGGTCCCAGGTGCGCTCGCTGTGGGTCGGTTTGGTGCTGGGCATCCTCATCATCGCCGGTGCGGCGATCCTGGGCTTCCTGCGCCCACAGGGCGCGATCGGCGACAACCTGATCGTCTCGGGCAAGCAGAGCGGCGCACTGTACGTCGTGGTGCAGGCCGAGGACGGCAGCAAGACGCTGCACCCGGTGCTCAACCTGGCCTCGGCCCGGTTGATCACGGGCAGCAACGCCGAGCCGCACGGCGTCAAGGACAGCAAGCTCAACGACATGCCGCGCGGCCCGATGGTCGGCATCCCCGGCGCACCGGGCGCGCTGCCCGGGTCCTCGCAGGGCTCGCGGTCGGCGTGGACGCTCTGCGAGACGATCGCGCTGTCGCAGGGCGGCAGCGCGGCCTCGGCGACCGGCGGCACCACGACGATCATCGCGGGCAAGCCGGAGCTCGGCGATCGGATCCGCACGGTCGGCGCGGACCAGGCGCTGCTGGTGAAGCGCAGCGACAAGACCTACCTGGTCTACGACGGCAAGCGGGCCGAGATCGACCCCAGCAACTCGGTGCTGGTGCGCGCGCTGAACCTGTCCGCGCACCGCGCCCGCCCGATCGGCACCGGAATGCTCGGCGCGACAACGGAAGTCCCCGCGATCACGGCGCCGCAGATCCCGCAGGCAGGGCAGCCCGGGCCGGGTCCGCTGTCGAAAGTTCCGGTGGGCGGCGTTATTTCGGTCAGTGACGTCGGCGACGGCAAGCCCGGCCTGTATGTGGTGCTCGCCGAGGGCCTGCAGCCGGTGAGCCCGTTCACCGCGCAGCTGATCCGGTTCGCCGACTCGCACGGGATGAGCGATATCCCGACCATGCCGCCGGACGTGCTGGACCGGCTGCCGATCCTGCATTCGTTGCCGGTCAACGACTTTCCGGTGGAGCCGCCGAAGATCCTGAACGCGGAGGACGCGCCGGTCACCTGCGTGGCGTGGACCAAGACGCCGGGCACGGCCCCGGCCAACCGCAAGGTGGACGCAGGCGACGGCCCGAACGAACGCGCGGCGATCACGCTGCTCGCCGGTGTCCGCGTGCCGATCGCGGAATCCGCCAAGACCGTCACGCTGGCCACCGCGGACGGGACCGGCGACCATGTGGACGCGGTGTACGTCCCGCCGGGCACCGGTGAATTCGTCCAGGTGACCGGTATGGGGCCGGGCAGCCCGCGCCGCGGCAGTCTGTTCTACGTCGCCGACAACGGTGTGCGCTACGGCATCCCCGATATGGCGACCGCGCAGGTGCTCGGGCTCGGGAATACGCCACGCCTCGCGCCGTGGCCGATCATCGGCCAGATGGTGCCGGGCGCGACCTTGTCCCAGAAGGAAGCGCTCACCGCCCGCGACCAGCTCCCCCTGGAACCGCCGGGGTAATCCGGCGGCCGGGGGGTCAGTCGTTGAAGCCCTTGACGTTCAGCGACGCGATGATGCCCGACAGCGCGGTGTGCATATCCGGGGCCTCGATGCGCATCAGCATCGACTCGTCGATATTGGCCAGGTCCAGCGACTCGTCGTTGGCCAACCGGAACTCGCGTTCCTCCTCGGCGGCCTCGATGACGTTGCGAATGAACCGGCCGTTACCCGCCAGGTCGACGCCGCGACGCGGCTGGCCGCTCTGGTCGGTGCTCTGCAGCGAGTAGAGCTTCGTGC
This genomic stretch from Nocardia brasiliensis ATCC 700358 harbors:
- the eccB gene encoding type VII secretion protein EccB, with amino-acid sequence MPAQLTTRAQVNGYRFLLRRLDHALVRRDVRMLHDPMRSQVRSLWVGLVLGILIIAGAAILGFLRPQGAIGDNLIVSGKQSGALYVVVQAEDGSKTLHPVLNLASARLITGSNAEPHGVKDSKLNDMPRGPMVGIPGAPGALPGSSQGSRSAWTLCETIALSQGGSAASATGGTTTIIAGKPELGDRIRTVGADQALLVKRSDKTYLVYDGKRAEIDPSNSVLVRALNLSAHRARPIGTGMLGATTEVPAITAPQIPQAGQPGPGPLSKVPVGGVISVSDVGDGKPGLYVVLAEGLQPVSPFTAQLIRFADSHGMSDIPTMPPDVLDRLPILHSLPVNDFPVEPPKILNAEDAPVTCVAWTKTPGTAPANRKVDAGDGPNERAAITLLAGVRVPIAESAKTVTLATADGTGDHVDAVYVPPGTGEFVQVTGMGPGSPRRGSLFYVADNGVRYGIPDMATAQVLGLGNTPRLAPWPIIGQMVPGATLSQKEALTARDQLPLEPPG